Proteins encoded together in one Streptomyces sp. TLI_171 window:
- a CDS encoding LacI family DNA-binding transcriptional regulator → MKRPTMKDVAKAAGVSLMTVSRVIAGEPGVAPDTAAKVEQAVRGLGYQRNDNARNLRRKKLGTSTIGLVVDDLANPFYALMVRSIEDEAHRRGYVVLVGSTNDEPRREREVIAAFTARQVDGLIIVPTTGGHGFLKPPMEAGTQVVCVDRPAKDLDVDTVTVDNRDGARRAVTHLLDHGHTRIAYLGDRYDIWTQRERYAGYREALTSHGLVPEPELVRHGLRSHLETRAALAGLRALPAPPTALFSSNDVITLGVLEGLDHPAPMAVVGFDDLPLAKQLDPPLTVVSQDPVAVGSTAANLLFSRIAGDRSAPRKVILLTRFIARRSGERRRPPQDRVPTGTA, encoded by the coding sequence GTGAAGCGCCCGACGATGAAGGACGTGGCCAAGGCGGCGGGGGTCAGCCTGATGACGGTCTCCCGGGTCATCGCCGGCGAGCCCGGGGTGGCGCCCGACACCGCCGCCAAGGTCGAACAGGCGGTGCGCGGCCTCGGCTACCAGCGCAACGACAACGCCCGCAACCTGCGGCGCAAGAAGCTGGGCACGTCCACGATCGGCCTGGTCGTGGACGACCTGGCCAACCCGTTCTACGCCCTGATGGTCCGTTCGATCGAGGACGAGGCGCACCGGCGCGGCTACGTGGTGCTGGTCGGCAGCACCAACGACGAGCCGCGCCGGGAGCGCGAGGTGATCGCCGCGTTCACCGCCCGCCAGGTGGACGGGCTGATCATCGTCCCCACCACCGGCGGGCACGGCTTCCTGAAGCCGCCGATGGAGGCGGGCACCCAGGTGGTCTGCGTCGACCGGCCGGCCAAGGACCTGGACGTGGACACCGTCACCGTCGACAACCGCGACGGCGCCCGACGCGCCGTCACCCACCTGCTGGACCACGGCCACACCCGGATCGCCTACCTCGGTGACCGCTACGACATCTGGACCCAGCGCGAACGCTACGCCGGGTACCGGGAGGCGCTCACCTCGCACGGCCTGGTCCCCGAACCCGAGTTGGTGCGGCACGGCCTGCGCTCCCACCTGGAGACCCGGGCCGCGCTGGCCGGGCTGCGCGCCCTGCCCGCCCCGCCGACCGCCCTGTTCAGCAGCAACGACGTGATCACCCTCGGCGTGCTGGAGGGTCTCGACCACCCGGCCCCGATGGCCGTCGTCGGGTTCGACGACCTGCCGCTCGCCAAGCAGCTCGACCCGCCGCTCACCGTGGTCAGCCAGGACCCGGTCGCGGTCGGCAGCACCGCCGCCAACCTGCTGTTCTCCCGGATAGCCGGCGACCGCTCCGCCCCGCGCAAGGTCATCCTGCTCACCCGCTTCATCGCCCGCCGCTCCGGCGAGCGCCGCCGCCCGCCGCAGGACCGGGTGCCCACCGGGACGGCCTGA
- a CDS encoding ABC transporter substrate-binding protein yields MLGVGRTRTAVRCCAVLALVAAGTAGCSSSGGSSDGAKGTTLKLITGVKSDPFYITMACAAQEEAKKQGVKLTVDGSAQWDVAVQRPIVDSVGATRPDGLLISPVDTTALTPSLARLQGAGTKVVLVDTTVSDASIGVSRISSDNEAGGRTAAKALAELMGDKGSAIVISVKPGVSTTDARIKGFTEEMKANHPAITLLPVLYDNDLPATAASQIQATLAAHPDLGGVFAGNTNTAQGVATGLQAAGRQGTVKVAAFDAEPDEVTALKNGTLDILVAQDPAGIGVQGVDQALAAIGKKPVTAQIGTTMVAITKANLDDPAVAKYIYRAAC; encoded by the coding sequence ATGCTCGGAGTCGGCAGAACCCGCACCGCCGTCCGCTGCTGTGCCGTCCTCGCCCTGGTCGCGGCCGGCACCGCCGGCTGCAGCAGCAGTGGCGGCAGCTCGGACGGCGCCAAGGGCACCACCCTGAAGCTCATCACCGGTGTCAAGAGCGACCCGTTCTACATCACGATGGCCTGCGCGGCGCAGGAGGAGGCCAAGAAGCAGGGCGTCAAGCTCACCGTGGACGGCTCGGCGCAGTGGGACGTCGCCGTGCAGCGGCCGATCGTCGACTCGGTCGGCGCCACCCGCCCCGACGGGCTGCTGATCTCCCCCGTCGACACCACCGCGCTGACGCCGTCGCTGGCGCGGCTGCAGGGCGCGGGCACCAAGGTCGTCCTGGTCGACACGACGGTCAGCGACGCGTCCATCGGCGTCTCCCGGATCTCCTCCGACAACGAGGCCGGCGGGCGGACCGCGGCCAAGGCGCTGGCCGAGCTGATGGGTGACAAGGGGTCGGCCATCGTGATCAGCGTCAAGCCCGGCGTGTCCACCACCGACGCCCGGATCAAGGGCTTCACGGAGGAGATGAAGGCCAACCACCCGGCCATCACGCTGCTTCCGGTCCTGTACGACAACGACCTGCCCGCCACCGCGGCCTCGCAGATCCAGGCCACCCTGGCGGCCCACCCCGACCTCGGCGGGGTGTTCGCCGGCAACACCAACACCGCGCAGGGCGTCGCCACCGGCCTGCAGGCCGCGGGCCGGCAGGGCACCGTGAAGGTCGCCGCGTTCGACGCGGAGCCCGACGAGGTCACCGCCCTGAAGAACGGCACCCTGGACATCCTGGTCGCCCAGGACCCGGCCGGGATCGGCGTCCAGGGCGTCGACCAGGCGCTCGCCGCCATCGGGAAGAAGCCGGTGACCGCGCAGATCGGCACCACCATGGTGGCCATCACCAAGGCGAACCTGGACGATCCCGCGGTCGCCAAGTACATCTACCGGGCGGCCTGCTGA
- a CDS encoding VWA domain-containing protein, which produces MTVRPLAKGANLAIDAAAVRVELTWRSGPGTPEVDASALLLDADGRVRDDADYVARHLPRHASGAVTHGGHGEHGGQGGGVERLEVDLAAVEPDVQRIVLAAAAEGGPFGRVPGLSLLVSEASGAAGLLRFDIEAGPETALVCGEFYRRDGRWKFRAVGQGYADGLAGLAATYGLTADRPPAPAPAPAPVPAPAPAVTDRRTDDGVEQLPVDMRKRLSLRKQQVAVSLQKHGAQHLTARVILVLDASGSMSALYARGVVADVVERMAAVAAQLDDDGEMQAWTFASNPARLPDLRLAELPSWLQLHVRVGELTLFGRRRPRPPQPDGRVDMKAVGIQNEEQKVIAEVREYVRTHPASAPTLVLFFSDGGVYRNAEIERELRAAVEEPVFWQFVGLGRAGYGVLERFGDLPGRRVDNVGFFSVDDISTVPDPELYDRLLSEFPLWVTAARSAGILRQSVRPSRWAPGPAAGGGARRSGGR; this is translated from the coding sequence ATGACAGTGAGACCGCTGGCCAAGGGCGCGAACCTGGCGATCGACGCGGCCGCCGTCCGGGTGGAACTCACCTGGCGGTCCGGACCCGGCACCCCCGAGGTCGACGCCTCCGCGCTGCTGCTCGACGCCGACGGGCGGGTCCGCGACGACGCGGACTACGTGGCCCGGCACCTGCCGCGGCACGCATCCGGCGCCGTCACCCACGGCGGGCACGGCGAGCACGGCGGTCAGGGCGGAGGCGTGGAGCGGCTGGAGGTCGACCTGGCCGCCGTCGAGCCGGACGTCCAGCGGATCGTGCTGGCCGCCGCGGCCGAGGGCGGTCCGTTCGGCCGAGTGCCGGGCCTGTCGCTGCTGGTGAGCGAGGCGTCCGGCGCCGCCGGCCTGCTGCGCTTCGACATCGAGGCCGGACCGGAGACCGCGCTGGTCTGCGGCGAGTTCTACCGGCGCGACGGCCGCTGGAAGTTCCGCGCCGTCGGCCAGGGCTACGCGGACGGCCTGGCCGGCCTCGCCGCCACCTACGGCCTCACCGCCGACCGGCCCCCTGCGCCCGCGCCCGCCCCCGCGCCTGTCCCCGCCCCCGCTCCGGCGGTGACGGACCGTCGGACCGACGACGGCGTCGAGCAGTTGCCGGTCGACATGCGCAAGCGGCTGTCGCTGCGCAAGCAGCAGGTCGCGGTCAGCCTGCAGAAGCACGGCGCGCAGCACCTCACCGCCCGGGTGATCCTGGTGCTGGACGCCTCCGGCTCGATGAGCGCGCTGTACGCCCGCGGCGTGGTCGCCGACGTGGTCGAGCGGATGGCCGCGGTCGCCGCCCAGCTCGACGACGACGGGGAGATGCAGGCGTGGACCTTCGCCAGCAACCCGGCCAGGCTGCCCGACCTGCGCCTCGCCGAGCTCCCCAGCTGGCTCCAACTGCACGTCAGGGTCGGCGAACTGACCCTGTTCGGCCGCCGTCGGCCGCGGCCGCCGCAGCCCGACGGGCGGGTGGACATGAAGGCGGTGGGCATCCAGAACGAGGAGCAGAAGGTCATCGCCGAGGTCCGCGAGTACGTCCGGACCCACCCGGCGTCCGCGCCCACCCTGGTGCTGTTCTTCTCCGACGGCGGGGTGTACCGCAACGCCGAGATCGAGCGCGAGCTGCGCGCCGCCGTCGAGGAGCCGGTGTTCTGGCAGTTCGTCGGCCTCGGCCGGGCCGGCTACGGCGTCCTGGAGCGCTTCGGCGACCTGCCCGGCCGGCGCGTCGACAACGTGGGCTTCTTCTCCGTCGACGACATCAGCACCGTCCCCGACCCGGAGCTGTACGACCGCCTGCTGTCCGAGTTCCCGCTGTGGGTCACCGCCGCGCGATCGGCGGGCATCCTGCGCCAGAGCGTCAGGCCGTCCCGGTGGGCACCCGGTCCTGCGGCGGGCGGCGGCGCTCGCCGGAGCGGCGGGCGATGA
- a CDS encoding endonuclease/exonuclease/phosphatase family protein: MADGESGSTAPVRRPRWRAVAGAACGLLLVAPAVLAVVRLFGLDDGTVWALPMAGLPYAAVLTVLLLVASVLLRQRWAAGAAAVLVALQLWWLVPRTVPDGTDVPAGAPRLRVATSNAFLGQVSPKAVVDLVRGERVDVLAMEELSESAADALDRAGIRDLLPYRERPDRRDTVLYSRLPISGAADPAWPSTNITVQVGGRPVQIVAVHTYYPLGDARKWAQGLHDLRRAAPGHLRNAVLLGDFNSTLDHKPMRDLIATGLTDTHAELGAGLFPTWPEDHPDFPHVPPMIQIDHVLHGPALVAVSVSEHRLARSDHRAVVAELAVTG, encoded by the coding sequence ATGGCTGACGGAGAGTCGGGGAGCACGGCGCCGGTGCGGCGACCGCGATGGCGGGCCGTCGCCGGCGCGGCCTGCGGGCTGCTGCTGGTGGCGCCGGCGGTGCTGGCCGTGGTGCGGCTGTTCGGGCTGGACGACGGGACGGTGTGGGCGCTGCCGATGGCCGGGCTGCCGTACGCCGCGGTGCTGACGGTGCTGCTGCTGGTGGCGAGCGTCCTGCTGCGGCAGCGGTGGGCCGCGGGGGCCGCGGCGGTGCTGGTGGCGCTTCAACTCTGGTGGCTGGTACCGCGGACGGTGCCGGACGGGACGGACGTCCCGGCCGGCGCGCCGCGGCTGCGGGTGGCGACCAGCAACGCCTTCCTCGGGCAGGTGTCGCCGAAGGCGGTGGTGGACCTGGTGCGCGGCGAGCGGGTCGACGTGCTGGCGATGGAGGAGCTGAGCGAGTCCGCCGCGGACGCGCTCGACCGGGCCGGCATCCGCGACCTGCTGCCGTACCGGGAGCGCCCGGACCGCCGGGACACCGTGCTGTACTCCCGGCTGCCGATCAGCGGCGCGGCGGACCCGGCCTGGCCGAGCACCAACATCACCGTCCAGGTCGGCGGCCGCCCCGTGCAGATCGTCGCCGTGCACACCTACTACCCGCTCGGCGACGCCCGCAAGTGGGCGCAGGGCCTGCACGACCTGCGCAGGGCCGCGCCCGGGCACCTCCGCAACGCGGTGCTGCTCGGCGACTTCAACTCCACCCTCGACCACAAGCCGATGCGGGACCTGATCGCCACCGGTCTGACGGACACCCACGCGGAGCTCGGCGCGGGCCTGTTCCCCACCTGGCCCGAGGACCACCCGGACTTCCCGCACGTGCCGCCGATGATCCAGATCGACCACGTCCTGCACGGTCCCGCGCTGGTCGCCGTGTCGGTGAGCGAACACCGCCTGGCCCGCTCCGACCACCGCGCGGTGGTGGCCGAACTCGCCGTCACGGGCTGA